In Pseudomonas oryzicola, one DNA window encodes the following:
- a CDS encoding LysR family transcriptional regulator — MAFSSDSLAIFLAVLEAGSFSAAARKLGRVPSAVSMAIAQLEAELDLVLFDRATRKALPTSAALALEPQARQVMCQLNLLDAQALQLHKGLEKRLTIAMAPELQTGRWSQPLEILAEEFPSLEIEVRSATQTEAIRLLHDGSVQLALVFERPGIDERESFLEAGSQLLVAVASPRHPAGQNSATPLPEEVFAEQRQIIVASGKATGSDPRMVLSRRIWLTDSYLATLDLVQSGLGWAYLPQPLVEPLIASGALSEVRFDNMASRLRLWVDIIWVKPRPLGLGARRYLEVMRQLFEKEPPRA; from the coding sequence ATGGCCTTCAGCAGCGACTCCCTGGCAATCTTCCTCGCCGTGCTGGAGGCGGGCTCGTTCTCCGCCGCCGCGCGCAAGCTGGGGCGCGTACCTTCTGCCGTAAGCATGGCGATCGCCCAGCTGGAAGCGGAGCTCGACCTGGTGCTGTTCGACCGGGCCACGCGCAAGGCCTTGCCCACCAGTGCCGCCCTGGCACTGGAGCCCCAGGCCAGGCAGGTGATGTGCCAGCTCAACCTGCTCGACGCGCAGGCCCTGCAACTGCACAAGGGCCTGGAGAAACGCCTGACGATTGCCATGGCACCCGAGCTGCAGACCGGCCGCTGGAGCCAGCCACTGGAAATCCTCGCCGAGGAATTCCCCAGCCTGGAAATCGAGGTGCGCTCGGCCACCCAGACCGAAGCCATTCGCCTGCTGCATGACGGCAGCGTGCAGCTGGCGCTGGTGTTCGAACGCCCCGGCATCGACGAGCGCGAGTCGTTCCTGGAGGCCGGCAGCCAACTGCTGGTGGCGGTCGCCTCACCGCGCCATCCGGCCGGGCAGAACAGCGCCACGCCGCTGCCTGAAGAAGTGTTCGCCGAACAACGGCAGATCATCGTGGCCTCGGGCAAGGCCACCGGCTCGGACCCGCGCATGGTGCTGTCGCGGCGCATCTGGCTGACCGACAGCTACCTGGCCACGCTGGACCTGGTGCAGTCCGGCCTGGGCTGGGCCTACCTGCCGCAGCCGCTGGTCGAACCGCTGATTGCTTCGGGCGCGTTGTCGGAAGTGCGCTTCGACAACATGGCCAGCCGCTTGCGGCTGTGGGTCGACATCATCTGGGTCAAGCCGCGCCCGCTGGGGCTGGGCGCACGGCGCTACCTGGAGGTCATGCGCCAGCTGTTCGAGAAGGAGCCGCCGCGGGCCTGA
- a CDS encoding response regulator, whose translation MSHSATLLVIDDEPQIRKFLRISLASQGYKVLEAATGSEGLAQAALGKPDLVVLDLGLPDMDGQQVLRELREWSAVPVLVLSVRASEVQKVDALDGGANDYVTKPFGIQEFLARVRALLRQVPQAGGSEIAASFGPLTVDFAFRRVTLDGVEVALTRKEYALLAQLAGHPGRVITQQQLLKDIWGPTHVDDTHYLRIVVGHLRQKLGDDPTAPRFIITEAGVGYRLVAPTA comes from the coding sequence ATGAGTCACTCCGCTACCCTCCTGGTCATCGACGATGAACCGCAGATCCGCAAGTTCCTGCGCATCAGCCTGGCCTCGCAAGGTTACAAGGTGCTCGAGGCCGCCACCGGCAGCGAAGGGCTGGCCCAGGCGGCGCTGGGCAAACCCGACCTGGTGGTGCTCGACCTCGGTTTGCCGGACATGGACGGCCAGCAGGTGCTGCGTGAACTGCGTGAGTGGAGCGCGGTGCCGGTGCTGGTGCTGTCGGTGCGCGCCAGTGAAGTGCAGAAGGTCGATGCGCTGGATGGCGGCGCCAATGACTATGTGACCAAGCCGTTTGGCATTCAGGAATTCCTCGCTCGGGTGCGTGCCTTGCTGCGCCAGGTGCCGCAGGCCGGCGGCTCGGAAATCGCCGCCAGCTTCGGCCCGCTGACCGTGGATTTCGCCTTTCGCCGGGTGACCCTGGACGGGGTCGAGGTGGCATTGACGCGCAAGGAATATGCCCTGCTGGCGCAACTGGCCGGGCACCCGGGGCGGGTGATCACCCAGCAGCAGCTGCTCAAGGATATCTGGGGGCCGACCCATGTGGATGACACCCATTACCTGCGGATCGTGGTGGGGCATTTACGGCAGAAGCTCGGCGATGATCCCACCGCGCCACGGTTCATCATCACCGAGGCGGGGGTCGGTTACAGGCTGGTAGCGCCAACCGCCTGA